A region from the Canis aureus isolate CA01 chromosome 8, VMU_Caureus_v.1.0, whole genome shotgun sequence genome encodes:
- the CCT6A gene encoding T-complex protein 1 subunit zeta, which translates to MAAVKTLNPKAEVARAQAALAVNISAARGLQDVLRTNLGPKGTMKMLVSGAGDIKLTKDGNVLLHEMQIQHPTASLIAKVATAQDDITGDGTTSNVLIIGELLKQADLYISEGLHPRIITEGFEAAKEKALQFLEQVKVSKEMDRETLIDVARTSLRTKVHAELADVLTEAVVDSILAIKKPDEPIDLFMVEIMEMKHKSETDTSLIRGLVLDHGARHPDMKKRVEDAYILTCNVSLEYEKTEVNSGFFYKSAEEREKLVKAERKFIEDRVKKIIELKKKVCGDSDKGFVVINQKGIDPFSLDALAKEGIVALRRAKRRNMERLTLACGGVALNSFDDLNPDCLGHAGLVYEYTLGEEKFTFIEKCNNPRSVTLLIKGPNKHTLTQIKDAIRDGLRAVKNAIDDGCVVPGAGAVEVAMAEALIKYKPSVKGRAQLGVQAFADALLIIPKVLAQNSGFDLQETLVKVQAEHSESGQLVGVDLNTGEPMVAAEVGIWDNYCVKKQLLHSCTVIATNILLVDEIMRAGMSSLKG; encoded by the exons ATGGCGGCCGTGAAGACCCTGAACCCCAAGGCCGAGGTGGCCCGCGCCCAGGCGGCGCTGGCGGTCAACATCAGCGCGGCCCGGGGGCTGCAGGACGTGCTGAGGACCAACTTGGGGCCTAAGGGCACCATGAAGAT GCTCGTGTCTGGTGCTGGAGACATCAAGCTTACTAAAGATGGCAATGTGCTGCTTCATGAAATG CAAATTCAACACCCAACAGCCTCCCTAATAGCCAAAGTAGCAACAGCCCAGGATGACATAACTGGTGATGGTACCACATCCAATGTCCTAATCATTGGAGAGCTACTGAAACAGGCGGATCTCTACATTTCTGAA GGTCTTCATCCCAGAATAATAACAGAAGGATTTGAAGCTGCAAAGGAAAAGGCACTTCAGTTTTTGGAACAAGTCAAAGTAAGCAAAGAAATGGACAGGGAAACACTTATAGATGTGGCCAGAACATCTCTACGTACAAAAGTGCATGCTGAACTTGCTGATGTCTTAACAGAG GCTGTAGTGGACTCGATTTTGGCCATTAAAAAACCAGATGAACCTATTGATCTCTTCATGGTTGAAATCATGGAGATGAAACATAAATCTGAAACTGATACAAG CTTAATCAGAGGTCTTGTTTTGGACCATGGGGCACGGCATCCTGATatgaaaaaaagagtagaagatgCATACATCCTCACATGCAATGTGTCGTTAGAGTATGAAAAAAC agaagtgaattctgggtttttttacaagagtgcagaagagagagagaaactcgtaaaagctgaaagaaaattcattgaagatagagttaaaaaaataatagaactgaaaaagaaagtCTGTGGTGATTCAGATAAAGGATTTGTTGTTATTAATCAAAAG GGAATCGACCCCTTTTCCTTAGATGCTCTTGCGAAAGAAGGCATAGTAGCTCTACGTagagctaaaaggagaaatatggaAAG GCTGACTCTTGCTTGTGGTGGAGTAGCTCTAAATTCTTTCGATGACCTAAATCCTGATTGTTTGGGACATGCAGGACTTGTCTATGAGTATACATTG GGAGAAGAGAAATTCACTTTCATTGAGAAGTGTAACAATCCTCGCTCTGTCACATTATTGATCAAAGGACCAAATAAGCACACACTCACTCAAATCAAAGATGCAATAAGAGATGGCTTGAGGGCTGTTAAAAATGCTATTGATGATG GCTGTGTAGTTCCGGGTGCGGGTGCAGTGGAAGTGGCAATGGCAGAAGCCTTGATTAAATATAAGCCCAGTGTAAAGGGGAGGGCCCAGCTGGGAGTTCAAGCATTTGCTGATGCATTGCTCATTATTCCCAAG GTTCTTGCTCAGAACTCTGGTTTTGACCTTCAGGAAACACTAGTTAAAGTTCAAGCAGAACATTCAGAATCAGGTCAACTTGTGGGTGTGGACTTGAACACAG GTGAGCCAATGGTAGCCGCCGAAGTAGGCATATGGGATAACTATTGTGTAAAGAAACAGCTTCTTCACTCTTG